The Thamnophis elegans isolate rThaEle1 chromosome Z, rThaEle1.pri, whole genome shotgun sequence genome contains a region encoding:
- the LOC116522314 gene encoding arylamine N-acetyltransferase, pineal gland isozyme NAT-10-like, translating into MDVGCYLQRIGFPNAPATPSLETLKGLHRSHLFSVPFESLSIHCKEPIHLELPRLYEKIVQNQRGGFCYELNGLFQWLLRALGFHTQFLAARVFNRFTQCYGPPLDHLVILVDLDGQQFLCDVGFGEGFLEPLELKPEVEQIQEGGIFWLSLEGATWVLEHREISGEKERFLYKFTLEEKKLEDFYDMCLYHQTSPCSIFTCKSFCSLHKADGGRLTYIGHRLISSTGKERTETVLQDSEIPTVLFDKFGIKLKNFEPKDEKILPPPQQD; encoded by the coding sequence ATGGATGTTGGATGTTACCTCCAACGGATTGGGTTCCCAAATGCCCCTGCCACCCCTTCTTTGGAGACCCTCAAGGGCCTCCACCGTTCCCACCTCTTCTCCGTACCCTTTGAAAGCCTCAGCATCCACTGCAAAGAGCCCATCCACCTGGAATTGCCTCGTTTGTATGAGAAGATTGTCCAAAACCAGCGGGGTGGATTTTGTTATGAACTGAATGGACTTTTCCAGTGGTTGTTGCGAGCATTAGGATTTCACACCCAATTCTTAGCCGCCCGTGTCTTCAACCGCTTCACACAGTGTTATGGTCCTCCATTGGACCACTTGGTCATTTTGGTAGACTTGGATGGACAGCAATTCCTGTGTGATGTTGGGTTCGGAGAAGGTTTCCTGGAACCGTTAGAGCTGAAGCCAGAGGTGGAACAAATTCAAGAAGGAGGCATATTTTGGTTGAGCCTGGAAGGAGCCACCTGGGTCCTGGAACATCGGGAAATTtctggagagaaggagagattccTCTATAAATTCACTCTAGAGGAAAAGAAGCTGGAAGATTTTTATGACATGTGTCTTTACCACCAGACTTCACCCTGTTCCATCTTCACCTGCAAATCCTTTTGTTCATTGCACAAAGCAGATGGAGGACGTTTAACCTACATAGGTCACCGGCTCATTTCCAGCACGGGAAAGGAGCGTACGGAAACGGTCTTGCAGGATTCCGAGATCCCAACCGTTCTCTTTGATAAATTTGGGATCAAACTGAAGAACTTTGAACCTAAGGACGAAAAAATCCTGCCACCTCCTCAACAAGATTAA
- the LOC116522287 gene encoding uncharacterized protein LOC116522287, with translation MASIVPPTASPGSGVLVTHHGAFVIRSDLGYFLQMTDFSSGQDLKIQPLHPACRGKDHYVGDPSGPAIYLLHGDSFCQVPDLTSKPPTDAFPLHPSCRGADHYAFCEGSFFIFFLSRGVVLCVADLATGALVKEIHLEPTLLNGLYYYGADSAHLACFRMDEEQRLCGTRFAATAGSKEESFAIHPDVVSFLPGGLSITHGAAFGQWQCLKLLSNESDLPMPSSNEISRMVGYTKLELGLKAHVDPSVNPESLAMSLLQHHFALPTIYGGLGLQTEQEEWEDAVEEEEPLRVILQPRQKLYWWHYCLGLGKTPVLYCRSLKITRNPSPPTNIPLPRAEV, from the coding sequence ATGGCTTCCATCGTTCCCCCGACGGCTTCCCCAGGCTCAGGGGTCCTCGTGACTCACCACGGCGCTTTCGTGATCCGTTCTGATTTGGGTTACTTCCTCCAAATGACTGACTTCAGCTCAGGGCAAGATCTCAAAATACAACCCCTTCACCCTGCTTGCCGCGGAAAAGACCACTATGTAGGAGACCCCAGCGGTCCGGCCATCTATCTCCTCCACGGGGACTCCTTCTGCCAAGTGCCGGACCTGACCTCCAAGCCGCCCACGGATGCCTTCCCGTTGCACCCCAGCTGCCGCGGAGCAGACCATTACGCATTCTGCGAGGGAAGCTTTTTTATCTTCTTCCTGTCGCGAGGGGTGGTCCTGTGTGTGGCTGACCTGGCCACGGGGGCCTTGGTTAAGGAGATCCACTTGGAACCCACTCTCCTCAATGGGCTGTACTACTATGGTGCTGATTCTGCCCATCTGGCTTGCTTCAGGATGGACGAGGAGCAGCGGCTTTGCGGCACCCGTTTTGCCGCCACTGCAGGATCCAAGGAGGAGTCCTTCGCGATTCACCCGGACGTGGTCTCGTTCCTCCCAGGCGGACTGTCCATCACGCACGGCGCTGCCTTCGGTCAGTGGCAGTGCCTCAAGCTCCTCTCCAACGAAAGCGACCTGCCCATGCCCAGCAGCAATGAAATATCCCGCATGGTTGGCTATACCAAGTTGGAACTTGGGCTAAAAGCTCACGTCGACCCGTCGGTGAATCCGGAATCCCTGGCAATGTCTCTGCTCCAGCACCACTTTGCACTCCCTACGATCTATGGAGGACTGGGACTTCAGACCGAGCAAGAAGAATGGGAAGACGCAGTGGAGGAAGAAGAGCCTCTCCGGGTGATCCTACAGCCCAGGCAAAAGCTTTACTGGTGGCATTACTGCCTGGGGTTGGGCAAGACGCCTGTCTTGTATTGCCGGTCACTGAAGATCACCCGCAATCCTTCACCCCCTACAAACATACCTTTGCCACGGGCTGAGGTTTGA